GTGGACCTGGACCGCAGCCGGCCGGAGGATGCGGCGGCGCTCGACCGCTTCGGCTTCCACCCCCTGGCGGTCGAGGACGCCCGCAAAGCCGGGCAGCGGCCGAAGGCCGAGACCTACGACGGCGTCCTCTTCCTCACCTTCCACGCGCCGCAGCTGGAGGGCGCGGACGTGGTCTTCGACGAGATCGACCTCTTCTTCACCCCGCGCCTGGTCGTGACCGTCCGGCCCTCCCGCTGTCCGGTCGTGGAGGAGGCCCGGCGGCGGCTGGCCCACGCCCCCGCAGCCCTGCGCCAGGTGCCAGCCTTCCTCCTGCACACCATCCTCGACGCCGCCGTGGACGCCTACTTCCCCGTCGTCGACGCGCTGGACGCGGAGATCGACCGGCTGGAGGACGACGTGCTGGCCCGGCCCTCCACGGCGGCGCTGGCGCGGCTCTTCCGCATCCGGCACGTCCTGCTGGACGCCCGGCGCCACGTCGTCCCCCTGCGCGACACCCTGAGCCTGCTGATGCGCCACGAGACCGAGGGGATCGTCCCCGAGGTCGGCCCCTACCTGCGCGACGTCTTCGACCACGTGCTGCGCATCACCGACCAGATCGACACCCACCGCGACCTGGTCACGGGCGCCCTGGAGGTCTACCTCAGCCAGGTTAGCCACCGCCTCAACGAGGTGATGAAGGTCCTCACGGTCATC
This DNA window, taken from Armatimonadota bacterium, encodes the following:
- the corA gene encoding magnesium/cobalt transporter CorA — protein: MQITVYRPDGLQEEAPERLAALLRGDGGGVWVDLDRSRPEDAAALDRFGFHPLAVEDARKAGQRPKAETYDGVLFLTFHAPQLEGADVVFDEIDLFFTPRLVVTVRPSRCPVVEEARRRLAHAPAALRQVPAFLLHTILDAAVDAYFPVVDALDAEIDRLEDDVLARPSTAALARLFRIRHVLLDARRHVVPLRDTLSLLMRHETEGIVPEVGPYLRDVFDHVLRITDQIDTHRDLVTGALEVYLSQVSHRLNEVMKVLTVITAVFAALTVITGIYGMNFERALPAWEAPGGFLGVLAVMGAVTAVMLALFRWRGWV